The following coding sequences are from one Devosia neptuniae window:
- a CDS encoding DEAD/DEAH box helicase, with translation MMEARYYQAEAEEAVFDYWGDKPGNPLVVICTGGGKSYVAASIKKRLIDNWPDLRIMNCTHVAELIEQNYLELVSMWPFCPAGIYSAGLGRRDSNSQIIFAGIQTVWNKAVQIGWIDVLMIDEAHLVPPNANTMYGKFIAALRAINPDMKCLGYTATDFRLDSGKLTEGDDALFDDVVYDYDIGRGIADGYLAPLSSKPTATSFDMSGVHRLGGDYKQSEMQAAVDKDEITRAAVAEIVAKGQDRRSWLAFCSGVDHALHVRDEIRSYGITCETITGETPKGERRAILEAYKRYEIRALTNNSVLTTGFNHKGVDLLAFLRPTLSASLYLQMAGRATRPLYAPGMPLDTVEDRLAAIAASPKPSALVLDFAGLVRRHGPVDRVDPKPPGKGSGEAPVKMCPNPVGTGTCDELVHISVMVCPCCGYQFPPSEETKLTATADATPVLSTEKPWSEVVGRAYAYHPPKDPAKPPTVKATFEVAGRKVNKWFCPEHDGYARGDSDRHWTLHQGKRPFPKSVDEFLERAGELMSTTEIQLSYTKNPKYPDIVGYRVGEGGYVTDLPAPANDNEPKGNLASILGRSRAAANDNAAKEKERLRAAAQAFLEDEIPF, from the coding sequence ATGATGGAAGCCAGATACTACCAGGCCGAGGCTGAGGAAGCCGTCTTCGACTACTGGGGAGACAAACCCGGCAACCCGCTCGTAGTCATATGCACCGGTGGGGGGAAATCCTATGTCGCTGCCAGTATCAAGAAGCGGCTGATCGACAACTGGCCGGACTTGCGGATCATGAACTGCACGCACGTCGCCGAACTCATCGAGCAGAACTACCTCGAGCTCGTTTCTATGTGGCCATTTTGTCCTGCCGGGATTTATTCTGCCGGCCTCGGACGCCGCGACAGCAACAGTCAAATCATCTTCGCCGGCATTCAGACCGTTTGGAACAAGGCCGTGCAGATCGGCTGGATCGACGTGCTGATGATCGATGAGGCTCACTTGGTGCCTCCGAACGCCAACACGATGTACGGCAAATTCATTGCCGCGCTTCGAGCGATCAACCCTGACATGAAGTGCCTTGGCTATACTGCGACCGACTTTCGGCTAGACAGTGGCAAGCTCACCGAGGGCGATGATGCTTTGTTTGATGACGTCGTCTACGACTATGACATCGGGCGCGGTATCGCTGACGGCTATCTCGCTCCGCTTTCCAGCAAGCCGACGGCCACGAGCTTTGACATGTCTGGCGTCCATCGGCTTGGTGGCGACTACAAGCAAAGCGAGATGCAGGCAGCCGTCGACAAGGATGAGATCACGCGCGCTGCTGTAGCCGAGATTGTTGCCAAGGGGCAGGACCGGCGATCGTGGCTGGCCTTCTGCTCTGGTGTCGACCATGCCCTGCACGTCCGCGACGAAATCCGCAGCTACGGCATCACATGCGAAACTATCACCGGTGAGACGCCGAAGGGGGAGCGCCGCGCAATCCTTGAAGCCTACAAGCGATACGAAATCCGGGCGCTGACCAACAACTCAGTTTTGACTACAGGTTTCAATCATAAAGGTGTGGACCTGTTGGCATTTTTGCGTCCAACGCTTTCCGCGTCGCTCTATTTGCAGATGGCAGGGCGGGCGACCCGTCCGCTGTATGCGCCCGGCATGCCGCTGGACACAGTGGAGGACCGACTGGCCGCCATTGCGGCCAGTCCCAAGCCGTCTGCCCTGGTGCTGGACTTCGCTGGCCTCGTGCGCCGCCATGGGCCGGTTGATCGCGTCGACCCAAAGCCACCTGGCAAAGGCTCCGGCGAAGCACCCGTGAAAATGTGCCCGAACCCTGTCGGAACTGGCACGTGCGACGAGCTCGTGCACATCTCGGTTATGGTCTGCCCGTGCTGCGGGTATCAGTTCCCGCCAAGCGAAGAAACGAAGCTGACGGCAACCGCTGACGCCACGCCTGTGTTGTCGACCGAAAAGCCGTGGTCGGAAGTTGTCGGGCGGGCCTACGCCTACCACCCACCAAAGGATCCGGCCAAGCCGCCGACGGTTAAAGCCACGTTCGAGGTGGCGGGTCGGAAGGTCAACAAATGGTTCTGCCCGGAACACGATGGTTACGCTCGAGGCGACAGCGATCGGCATTGGACTCTGCACCAGGGCAAGCGTCCGTTTCCCAAGTCGGTTGACGAGTTCCTGGAACGGGCAGGCGAACTGATGTCCACGACGGAAATCCAACTGTCTTATACAAAAAACCCGAAGTATCCCGACATCGTTGGGTATCGGGTGGGTGAGGGCGGTTACGTCACGGACCTGCCCGCACCTGCCAACGACAACGAACCCAAAGGCAACCTCGCCAGCATCCTGGGCCGCAGCCGGGCCGCCGCGAATGACAATGCCGCAAAGGAAAAAGAACGCCTTCGCGCCGCAGCGCAGGCATTCCTAGAAGACGAAATTCCCTTCTGA
- a CDS encoding PD-(D/E)XK nuclease family protein, with amino-acid sequence MTPLPTPISPTVSAIYAAYEASRDNYEGRTISIGTLAEECERALFYSFRWASEPEQFEGQRLRLFATGLVEEDRVIADLRAIGCEVVDVDESTGRQITVTACGSHVRGKLDAEIVGLPEAPSKIHVGEFKSHNAKSFAALKKDKLRKSKPLHFGQLMTYMYLRGRDRGIYVAVNKDTDEIYAERVNLDVEYVIRLLARAQRIIDANDPPAKLHEDPNAKMAFACGWCRHRPICHEHAPARTNCRTCLYSSPTEGGSWACGRFNTPLSAEAQAEGCPSHLTLPGLVAGEQIDADEDLETVTYKMHATGEIWIDGGQNAG; translated from the coding sequence TTGACCCCACTTCCCACACCCATCTCGCCCACGGTGAGCGCGATCTATGCCGCGTATGAGGCGAGCCGCGACAACTACGAAGGCCGCACCATATCCATTGGCACGCTGGCCGAAGAGTGTGAGCGCGCCTTATTTTACAGCTTTAGGTGGGCATCGGAGCCAGAGCAGTTTGAAGGTCAGCGGTTGCGCTTGTTCGCAACCGGCCTGGTCGAGGAAGACCGCGTCATTGCCGATCTGCGCGCCATAGGCTGCGAAGTGGTTGACGTAGATGAATCCACTGGCCGCCAGATCACAGTGACAGCCTGCGGCTCGCACGTCCGCGGCAAACTGGATGCCGAGATCGTCGGGTTGCCCGAAGCCCCGTCAAAAATTCATGTCGGAGAATTCAAGAGTCACAACGCCAAGTCGTTTGCGGCCCTGAAGAAGGACAAGTTGCGCAAGAGCAAACCGCTCCATTTTGGTCAGTTGATGACCTACATGTACCTGCGCGGCCGCGACCGGGGCATCTATGTCGCGGTAAATAAGGACACCGATGAGATTTACGCCGAGCGAGTGAATCTGGACGTCGAGTACGTCATCAGGTTGCTTGCCAGGGCGCAGCGCATCATTGATGCGAACGACCCGCCCGCCAAGTTGCACGAGGATCCGAACGCCAAGATGGCCTTCGCCTGCGGCTGGTGTCGTCATCGGCCCATTTGCCACGAACATGCACCGGCGCGGACCAACTGCAGAACTTGTCTCTACAGTTCCCCCACCGAGGGTGGCAGTTGGGCGTGCGGCCGTTTCAATACCCCGCTGTCGGCTGAAGCCCAAGCGGAAGGCTGCCCGTCCCACCTGACTTTGCCGGGCTTGGTCGCTGGTGAGCAAATCGATGCGGATGAGGATTTGGAAACCGTCACCTACAAAATGCATGCCACGGGCGAAATCTGGATTGATGGAGGACAAAATGCTGGCTGA
- the dnaN gene encoding DNA polymerase III subunit beta yields the protein MAKAKAASPDATTLHVDKADIVRALTAVGRVIENRNTYPILANVHLSTKDGQLTVRGTDLDIEITTSIPCDGDAEPFTAPAKTLLDIVRKFADGQVALEREGETLHVKSGRSRFKLPTLQVDSFPTLKGGKLSEPFAINLAALFKDTSFATNQSDNRTFMHGVQLESFQGKARATASDGHRLARITGEAVPDFEAVNFPLKTIGVIPDGDVTLAVSRDKVQIEFGSTTILSKLIDTPYPELERLIPKNNERAVQFDRPSMSAAVDRVSTIASERGGKSVKFTAGGGRVELAVTNPDHGEATDEVVTTYEGGDVSIGFNCSYVSDILRAAGGAGVTFHLADGLSPALVTCDDPNKTFVLMPQRI from the coding sequence ATGGCCAAGGCCAAAGCCGCGTCTCCGGACGCCACGACCCTGCACGTCGACAAGGCCGATATTGTTCGCGCCCTGACCGCCGTCGGCAGAGTTATCGAAAATCGCAATACATACCCGATCCTGGCAAACGTTCACCTATCCACCAAGGACGGCCAGCTTACTGTCCGGGGCACCGACCTAGACATTGAAATCACCACCTCGATTCCGTGCGACGGCGACGCTGAGCCGTTCACCGCACCCGCAAAGACCTTGCTGGATATCGTGCGCAAATTCGCCGATGGGCAAGTTGCGCTTGAACGCGAAGGCGAGACGCTGCACGTCAAGTCTGGCCGCAGCCGCTTCAAGCTTCCAACCTTGCAGGTCGACAGCTTCCCAACACTCAAAGGCGGGAAGCTAAGCGAGCCATTCGCAATCAATCTTGCCGCGCTGTTCAAGGACACATCCTTCGCCACCAACCAGTCCGACAACCGCACCTTTATGCATGGCGTACAGTTGGAGTCCTTCCAGGGGAAGGCACGCGCCACGGCCTCCGACGGTCACCGTTTGGCCCGCATCACCGGCGAAGCCGTGCCAGATTTCGAAGCGGTCAACTTCCCGCTCAAGACCATCGGTGTCATCCCCGATGGTGATGTCACCCTAGCAGTCTCGCGCGACAAGGTGCAGATCGAGTTTGGCTCTACGACCATCCTGTCCAAGCTGATCGACACGCCGTACCCGGAGCTCGAACGGCTCATCCCCAAGAACAACGAGCGCGCCGTCCAGTTCGATCGTCCGTCCATGTCGGCGGCCGTGGATCGAGTTTCCACCATCGCGTCGGAGCGTGGCGGCAAGTCTGTGAAGTTCACGGCTGGCGGAGGGCGCGTAGAGCTGGCCGTCACCAATCCAGACCACGGCGAGGCCACCGACGAGGTGGTCACCACCTACGAAGGGGGCGACGTCTCTATTGGCTTCAACTGCAGCTACGTCAGCGACATCCTTCGTGCCGCAGGCGGGGCGGGGGTCACCTTCCATCTGGCCGATGGCTTGTCGCCGGCGCTCGTCACCTGTGACGACCCGAACAAGACGTTCGTACTGATGCCGCAGCGTATTTGA
- a CDS encoding ATP-binding protein, translating into MALDWSNLKKAEDTDPPICTFYAGAKNGKTTLASEFPAPYYCRTGDGEQAPKGVSMMSFGVSESYTDVAEQIEWMLEAEHEQRTFVLDALDGLELLINAEACKRNGWSNIEDPGFGRGYAASQQIWHEFMKLCLRLKRAGFYVVLIGHVKAKTVPGVLTDSYPRYMPNLRDDAIGAVVDASDLIGFLHQRVSIQKEEGGFKKVNKRGAGSGDIQIAVQERPGFIAGNRLKITKPILPFKEGEGFKVLSQYFPGGTVSAVAEDDEPAEEAA; encoded by the coding sequence ATGGCTTTGGACTGGTCCAATCTGAAAAAGGCGGAGGATACCGACCCGCCCATTTGCACCTTCTACGCAGGTGCAAAGAACGGCAAGACTACGCTGGCGAGCGAGTTTCCGGCACCGTACTACTGCCGCACCGGTGACGGCGAGCAGGCGCCAAAAGGCGTCAGTATGATGTCGTTCGGTGTGTCTGAGTCCTATACCGACGTGGCCGAACAGATCGAGTGGATGCTCGAGGCGGAACACGAGCAGCGCACATTCGTGCTGGACGCGCTCGACGGCCTCGAATTGTTGATCAACGCCGAGGCGTGCAAGCGCAATGGCTGGTCGAACATCGAGGATCCCGGATTTGGTCGCGGCTATGCTGCCTCACAGCAAATCTGGCACGAGTTCATGAAGTTGTGCCTACGCCTCAAGCGGGCCGGGTTCTATGTGGTCCTCATCGGCCACGTGAAGGCCAAGACGGTGCCAGGCGTGCTCACCGATTCGTACCCGCGGTACATGCCGAACCTTCGGGACGACGCCATTGGAGCGGTTGTCGACGCCAGCGATTTGATCGGTTTCCTGCACCAGCGGGTTTCGATCCAGAAGGAAGAAGGCGGTTTCAAGAAGGTCAACAAGCGAGGTGCCGGCTCTGGCGATATTCAGATTGCCGTCCAGGAGCGACCTGGGTTCATTGCCGGCAACAGGCTGAAGATCACCAAGCCCATCCTGCCGTTCAAGGAAGGCGAGGGGTTTAAGGTTCTCTCGCAGTATTTCCCCGGCGGCACGGTGTCGGCTGTGGCTGAAGACGACGAACCCGCTGAAGAAGCGGCATAG
- a CDS encoding LexA family protein, translating into MATTKTPSAEPTTVEKKTRVRSPRQLSGPNKHTARQIQLLRKQAGLTQAELAKKVEVAQATISKWELGIDLPGATQASRLALVLGVTPNELLGIGAMTDMPAGRRVKVIGEIAAGVWRETIEMSDQYDVLVAVPKKYEHVPLQGFVVRGESMNKIYPDGSIVYVAPIHAVEGWPRSGQVVMVMSHEHGMTEATLKEFVIDEKGGKWLWPRSDHPEHQAPVDYKSRKGEVHITGVVVAALVFAD; encoded by the coding sequence ATGGCCACCACAAAGACGCCAAGCGCAGAGCCCACCACAGTAGAAAAGAAGACCCGCGTGCGGTCTCCCCGCCAGCTAAGCGGGCCGAACAAGCATACGGCTCGGCAGATACAGCTTCTGCGCAAGCAGGCCGGATTGACCCAGGCTGAACTCGCTAAAAAGGTTGAGGTCGCCCAGGCCACCATATCCAAGTGGGAGCTCGGCATTGACCTGCCCGGCGCAACGCAGGCGTCACGGCTGGCACTGGTGCTCGGCGTTACTCCAAACGAATTGCTTGGCATTGGCGCCATGACCGACATGCCTGCCGGCCGACGTGTGAAGGTCATTGGTGAGATTGCAGCCGGCGTCTGGCGCGAAACCATTGAAATGTCAGACCAGTACGACGTGCTGGTAGCAGTGCCGAAGAAGTACGAGCACGTGCCGCTGCAGGGTTTTGTCGTGCGCGGCGAGTCCATGAACAAGATTTATCCGGATGGATCGATCGTCTATGTCGCGCCCATTCACGCTGTTGAAGGCTGGCCGCGCTCTGGGCAGGTCGTGATGGTGATGTCGCACGAGCACGGCATGACCGAAGCCACGCTGAAAGAGTTTGTCATCGACGAAAAAGGCGGCAAGTGGCTCTGGCCGCGTTCCGACCATCCGGAGCACCAGGCTCCGGTCGACTACAAGAGCAGGAAGGGCGAAGTCCACATTACTGGCGTGGTTGTCGCCGCCCTGGTGTTTGCTGACTAG
- a CDS encoding P-loop NTPase family protein, translating into MIGALRISSNKLVPDGTQIWLQGKEVVDVTTQERSAFYAMFGLMRVPSLKADGVMLSPADYEGFTATIKADGRS; encoded by the coding sequence ATGATCGGGGCACTAAGAATTTCCAGCAATAAACTGGTGCCAGACGGTACGCAGATTTGGTTGCAAGGCAAGGAAGTGGTGGACGTGACCACGCAAGAACGCTCTGCCTTTTACGCAATGTTTGGTCTGATGCGTGTGCCGTCTCTCAAAGCTGATGGAGTGATGCTTTCGCCGGCCGACTATGAAGGTTTCACCGCAACGATCAAAGCCGATGGCCGCTCATGA
- a CDS encoding GIY-YIG nuclease family protein gives MKAANDNKRPVVGMACSQDDVPDFTQLVYVIRCCNCVKIGYSSCLWRREAEIRRLMLEPTTTLASFLGGPYLETLLHRHFIEYHIENEWFEISGPLKEWVDAGCPDDLPRILAERSSAA, from the coding sequence ATGAAAGCCGCAAATGATAACAAGCGCCCGGTGGTAGGCATGGCGTGCAGCCAGGATGACGTGCCAGACTTTACACAGCTGGTTTACGTCATCAGGTGCTGCAACTGCGTCAAGATTGGCTACTCATCGTGTCTGTGGCGTCGCGAAGCCGAGATACGACGGCTCATGTTGGAGCCAACCACTACGCTGGCCAGTTTTTTAGGCGGCCCATACTTAGAAACTCTGCTTCATCGTCACTTCATCGAGTATCACATCGAGAATGAGTGGTTCGAGATTTCTGGACCACTGAAGGAGTGGGTTGACGCAGGCTGCCCAGATGACTTGCCGCGCATCCTCGCAGAACGGAGCAGCGCAGCATGA
- a CDS encoding tyrosine-type recombinase/integrase produces the protein MHARYKGVNRVKKTLADGTVKLHFYHRATGTKLEGQPGTASFAASFAAAGKLIVNRQEGTLSGLIRDFEKTAKWRKLAESTQKEYRRVFKFWDGKYGTVPLATLSHKSFRQRVLEWHDEFSEDKPREADNRVTILARILSWAATDADLAKNVLETFDRAYDGDRSDMIWLPDHVEAFMGAAEPEMQLAMVLALHTGQRQADIRKLAWTQYDGKTIALRQGKTGREVRVPCTVALKKTLDAAPRRGALILLTKTERAFQKRYFAEKWDDVYVAAKLPGVGDEGAGLAADPKLRLHFHDIRGTTVTMLFEAGCTVAEVASITGHSLRRAQEILDKYLSRTSGMATNAIAKFEAGMAKGATE, from the coding sequence ATGCACGCAAGGTATAAGGGCGTCAATCGCGTCAAGAAGACCCTCGCCGACGGCACCGTCAAACTGCATTTCTATCACCGCGCCACCGGAACGAAGCTGGAGGGGCAGCCAGGCACGGCTTCGTTCGCTGCTTCGTTCGCTGCGGCCGGAAAACTCATCGTCAACCGACAGGAAGGTACACTGTCCGGTCTTATCCGCGACTTCGAAAAGACGGCCAAATGGCGCAAACTGGCGGAGAGCACACAGAAGGAATACCGCCGCGTTTTCAAGTTCTGGGACGGAAAGTATGGCACCGTGCCGTTGGCTACGCTGTCCCACAAATCGTTCCGCCAGCGGGTGCTGGAGTGGCACGACGAGTTTTCCGAGGACAAGCCGCGCGAGGCGGACAACCGCGTGACGATCCTGGCGCGCATTCTGTCGTGGGCCGCGACTGACGCCGACCTGGCCAAGAATGTTCTCGAGACTTTTGACCGGGCCTACGATGGCGATCGGTCGGACATGATTTGGCTGCCCGATCATGTAGAGGCTTTTATGGGTGCGGCCGAACCGGAGATGCAGCTTGCCATGGTGCTAGCCCTCCATACCGGGCAGCGGCAGGCGGACATCCGAAAACTGGCTTGGACGCAGTACGACGGAAAGACCATTGCGCTCCGCCAGGGTAAGACTGGGCGCGAGGTTCGCGTGCCGTGCACCGTGGCGCTCAAGAAGACGCTGGACGCTGCGCCACGCCGGGGTGCGCTGATCCTGCTCACCAAGACCGAACGCGCGTTCCAGAAGCGCTACTTCGCCGAAAAGTGGGACGATGTGTATGTCGCGGCCAAGTTGCCAGGGGTTGGTGATGAGGGTGCAGGATTGGCGGCAGACCCGAAACTGCGGCTGCACTTCCACGACATCCGCGGCACGACCGTGACGATGCTGTTCGAAGCCGGATGCACCGTCGCCGAGGTGGCGTCGATCACTGGGCACTCGCTTCGGCGAGCTCAGGAAATTCTGGACAAGTATCTGTCGCGGACCAGCGGCATGGCGACGAACGCGATTGCGAAGTTTGAGGCGGGGATGGCGAAGGGGGCGACAGAGTGA
- a CDS encoding sensor histidine kinase, giving the protein MTAERSLKPRRFSGLSIKLIATIIVVILAVEVVVYLPSLANFRASWLDDRLRVGVVAARVLDAVPDVMALPRGLTDRLLTSAGANAIVYRREGQSQLIELANPVTPDVVTTADMRQRDIMTLTMGALDTLFAGPGRTLRIVGEGNLDESQVELLMPERPLRQDMLEYSRNIVLISLVIAALTAVTLYLLVSRLFIDPVLRLTQNMLAYRQAPENASLIIVPSNRRDEIGVVERELAAMESDIFSMLRQRRHLADLGLAVAKINHDLRNTLTSAQLLSDQVATLDDPKVQRLAPRLVTTLDKAIGFAQSVLDYGREMASPPVMAPTGIKALVEDAAFDARLVGHPHIGFNNGVPDDLVLNVDAGQLARVLLNLLKNAREALEAANAGTIATPEVTISVETGAGETTISVSDNGPGLPPRARDNLFVAFEGSARAGGTGLGLAIAREITEAHGGRLVFVDQPQGTRFDIVLPAALRAD; this is encoded by the coding sequence ATGACAGCCGAACGCAGTCTCAAGCCCCGCCGGTTCTCCGGCCTCTCGATCAAGCTCATCGCCACCATCATCGTGGTGATCTTGGCGGTCGAGGTGGTTGTTTATCTACCTTCGCTCGCCAATTTTCGGGCCAGCTGGCTCGATGATCGCCTGCGCGTCGGCGTGGTCGCCGCCCGCGTGCTCGATGCCGTGCCCGATGTCATGGCCCTGCCGCGCGGCCTCACCGATCGTCTCCTTACCTCGGCCGGCGCCAATGCCATCGTCTATCGCCGCGAGGGCCAGAGCCAGTTGATCGAGCTGGCCAATCCCGTCACCCCCGACGTGGTCACCACCGCCGATATGCGCCAGCGCGATATCATGACCCTGACCATGGGCGCCCTCGACACGCTCTTTGCCGGGCCAGGCCGCACGCTGCGCATTGTGGGCGAGGGGAACCTGGATGAAAGCCAGGTCGAACTGCTGATGCCCGAGCGGCCGTTGCGGCAGGACATGCTCGAATATTCGCGCAATATCGTGCTTATCTCGCTGGTCATCGCCGCGCTGACCGCCGTCACGCTCTATCTCCTGGTCAGCCGGTTGTTCATTGATCCGGTGCTGCGTCTCACCCAGAACATGCTGGCCTATCGGCAGGCCCCGGAGAATGCGAGCCTCATCATCGTTCCCTCCAATCGCCGCGACGAAATCGGCGTGGTCGAGCGCGAATTGGCGGCCATGGAAAGTGACATCTTCTCCATGCTGCGGCAGCGCCGCCATCTGGCCGATCTGGGCCTCGCCGTCGCCAAGATCAACCACGATCTGCGCAATACCCTCACCTCGGCGCAATTGCTGTCGGACCAGGTGGCAACGCTTGATGATCCCAAAGTGCAGCGGCTGGCCCCGCGCCTCGTCACCACACTCGACAAAGCCATCGGCTTTGCCCAATCGGTGCTCGACTATGGCCGCGAAATGGCTTCGCCCCCGGTCATGGCGCCCACCGGCATCAAGGCGCTGGTCGAGGACGCCGCCTTTGACGCGCGGCTGGTGGGTCATCCCCATATCGGCTTTAACAACGGCGTGCCCGACGATCTGGTGCTCAATGTCGATGCCGGCCAGCTCGCCCGCGTGCTGCTCAACCTGCTCAAGAATGCCCGCGAGGCACTCGAAGCCGCCAATGCGGGCACCATTGCCACGCCCGAAGTCACCATTTCGGTCGAAACCGGCGCCGGGGAAACCACCATCTCGGTCAGCGACAATGGTCCGGGCCTGCCGCCCCGGGCGCGCGACAATCTATTCGTCGCCTTCGAGGGCTCGGCCCGCGCCGGCGGCACCGGGCTGGGCCTCGCCATTGCACGCGAAATCACCGAGGCCCATGGCGGCAGGCTGGTCTTTGTCGATCAGCCCCAGGGCACGCGCTTTGATATCGTGCTGCCCGCGGCCTTGCGGGCCGACTGA
- a CDS encoding FAD-dependent oxidoreductase encodes MADLQNPDICIIGAGALGIALALRARRLGASVLLIDRGAEEAGDPAQGRLVAATFAASAARAQDIRTAGALGLAHAEPKPNFKAIGEHAKALAASTAPRDAKERLIALGIDYRTGQPAFTGRQTLKLGDATLRPRHVILATGAKPIVPAIPGLNEIAYFTPDTIAGNSRKLSHLVVIGGDASAIELAQAYHRLGAMVTLVPQGEILSGFDREQVAILLRQLAEEGPEIVEGATVSAILPRRQGTGVELTHADGSTHSLDVSHVLVAMGRLPDLAGLRLDRAKVRFDKTRPAFLQLNPDGRTTNTRISAVGGAAGQGQPHAAARYGAIIIDGLFGTGASRLDSQAIPSFIQTAPGLASIGLVEGERPLPEGTLVLRASFAENDAARALGQTHGAAKLLASRNGKILGASIIGPGAGEVIAMLALAMERGMPASALAELVLPHPSLAAVLTQLGEAFLATRQPTTWGKRSQALRKLLG; translated from the coding sequence ATGGCAGACCTCCAAAATCCCGACATCTGCATCATCGGTGCAGGCGCGCTCGGCATTGCCCTTGCTTTGCGCGCCAGGCGGCTGGGCGCCAGCGTCCTGTTGATCGATCGCGGCGCCGAGGAAGCCGGCGATCCCGCCCAGGGGCGCTTGGTTGCCGCCACCTTCGCCGCCAGCGCCGCACGCGCCCAGGATATCCGCACGGCCGGAGCGCTGGGCCTGGCCCATGCCGAACCCAAACCCAATTTCAAGGCTATTGGCGAGCATGCCAAAGCGCTTGCCGCCAGCACCGCCCCGCGCGACGCCAAAGAGCGGCTTATCGCCCTCGGCATCGATTACCGCACCGGCCAGCCCGCCTTCACCGGTCGCCAGACGCTCAAGCTCGGCGACGCAACCCTTCGTCCCCGCCATGTCATTCTGGCCACCGGCGCCAAGCCCATTGTGCCGGCGATTCCCGGCCTCAATGAGATCGCCTATTTCACCCCCGACACCATTGCCGGCAATTCCCGCAAGCTCAGCCACCTCGTGGTGATCGGCGGCGATGCCAGCGCCATCGAACTGGCTCAAGCCTATCACCGGCTCGGCGCCATGGTGACGCTCGTGCCCCAGGGCGAAATCCTGTCCGGCTTCGATCGCGAGCAAGTTGCCATCCTGCTGCGCCAATTGGCTGAGGAAGGCCCCGAGATCGTTGAGGGCGCCACGGTCTCGGCGATTCTGCCGCGCCGCCAGGGTACCGGTGTCGAACTCACCCATGCCGATGGCAGCACGCACAGCCTTGATGTCTCCCATGTGCTGGTCGCCATGGGTCGCCTGCCCGATCTGGCTGGGTTGAGGCTCGATCGCGCCAAAGTGCGCTTCGACAAAACGCGGCCTGCCTTTCTCCAGCTCAACCCGGACGGCCGCACCACCAATACCCGCATCAGCGCCGTTGGAGGCGCTGCGGGGCAGGGGCAGCCCCATGCCGCAGCCCGCTATGGCGCCATCATCATCGATGGCCTGTTCGGCACCGGCGCCAGCCGACTCGATAGCCAGGCCATCCCCAGCTTCATCCAGACCGCGCCCGGCCTTGCTTCCATCGGCCTTGTCGAAGGCGAGCGTCCATTGCCCGAGGGCACCTTGGTGCTGCGCGCCAGCTTTGCCGAGAACGACGCGGCGCGGGCCCTGGGCCAGACCCATGGCGCGGCCAAGCTGCTCGCCAGCCGCAATGGCAAGATTTTGGGCGCCTCCATTATCGGCCCCGGCGCCGGCGAAGTCATCGCCATGCTGGCTTTGGCCATGGAGCGCGGCATGCCGGCAAGCGCTTTGGCCGAACTGGTCCTGCCTCATCCCAGCCTTGCCGCGGTCCTGACCCAGCTGGGCGAGGCCTTCCTCGCCACCCGGCAGCCCACCACCTGGGGAAAACGCAGCCAAGCGCTGCGCAAATTGCTGGGTTGA
- the rpmH gene encoding 50S ribosomal protein L34: MKRTYQPSKLVRARRHGFRARMATKDGRIILNRRRRDGRKKLSA; the protein is encoded by the coding sequence ATGAAGCGTACATACCAGCCCTCCAAGCTCGTGCGTGCCCGTCGTCACGGTTTCCGTGCGCGTATGGCCACCAAGGACGGCCGTATCATCCTGAACCGCCGCCGCCGTGACGGCCGCAAGAAGCTTTCGGCCTAA
- the rnpA gene encoding ribonuclease P protein component produces the protein MKQPEGALRRLTKRSQFQRAARGNRAGRSAFGLQAIATDAPEAGIGFTVTKKTGNSPQRNRIKRRLRAAVTACARDFVPGHDYVLLGRTEALSEPFAKLVADLGALIVRVHEPRSSEQRHSPGRGGPRKPRQ, from the coding sequence ATGAAGCAGCCAGAAGGCGCCTTGCGCCGGCTGACCAAGCGAAGCCAGTTTCAACGGGCCGCCCGGGGCAATCGCGCCGGGCGTTCTGCGTTTGGGTTGCAGGCTATCGCCACCGATGCACCCGAAGCGGGCATTGGTTTTACCGTCACCAAGAAGACGGGCAATTCTCCCCAGCGAAATCGTATAAAGCGCCGACTTCGCGCGGCTGTGACAGCATGCGCGCGTGACTTTGTGCCCGGCCATGACTATGTGCTGCTCGGGCGCACCGAAGCGCTGAGTGAACCCTTTGCCAAGCTGGTTGCCGATCTGGGCGCCTTGATCGTGCGTGTGCACGAACCCAGATCGAGTGAACAGCGCCATTCTCCCGGCCGCGGCGGCCCACGGAAACCGAGACAATGA